The DNA region GGTGCGCCGCCCGGTTCGGCCGAAAAAGTCATCCGCCTGGTGCGCGACACCGTGAAACTCGAGGCGCAGGCGGCGCACAAAAGCGTCATCACGCTGAGCCATGCAGGCCGCCAGTACAAGATTGGAGTCGTCACCATCCCGGCCTTTTACAGCGATTTCGAAGGGCGCATGGAGGGCGAAGCCAACTACACCAGCACCACCCGGGACGTGCGCAAGCTGTTGCTGGAACTGGAAGCCGAGCACGTGAACGGCGTGGTCATTGATCTACGCAACAACGGCGGCGGCGCTCTGGACGAAGCTATCCGGCTGACCGGGCTGTTCATTCCGCACGGACCCGTGGTCCAAATTCGGCACCGCGACGGCAGGATTGATGTTCTGGATGACGACGACAGCAGTATCGTGTATCGGGGTCCATTGGCGGTGTTGGTGAACCGCTTCACGGCCTCGGCCTCGGAAATATTTGCCGGCGCCATCCAGGATTACCACCGTGGATTGATTATCGGCTCCAATACCTACGGCAAGGGTACGGTGCAGACCTTGTTCGACCTGAACCGCATCGTGCCGGGTAACCAGGACACCGGCCAGCTCAAACTCACGGTGGACAAGTTTTATCGTGTCAGCGGGGCGAGTACCCAGCGCAAGGGCATCACGCCGGACATCACCCTGCCGTCAAACATTGACCCGCAGGAATTCGGCGAAGACACCCAGGATGATGCCCTGCCTTGGGATCAGATTGCCGCCGCCGACTATACCCCGTTGCACCTTGGACTCGCAGCGGCGTTGCCCAAACTGGAAAAATTGCATGCTGAACGCATTGCGCACAGCCCGGCCTGGGCACTGTACGTGGACGGCCTGCACCTGCTGGCGCAGGAACGCGCGGAAAAATCCGTACCGCTGCTGTTGTCGGCGCGCGAATTACAGCGCACAGAACGCGACCACGAGCGCCTAACGCTTGCCAATGGCTGGCGCAAACTCAAGGGCCTGCCGCCGGCGACCACGCTGGAAGCGGCCTATAAACTTGCCGCGGCCGATAGCGGCAAGACCGGAGCCGGTTCTACACAGGAATCCAGCGCGGACAATCCGGCCGCACTGGTGCCGGACGTGCTGTTGCAGGAAACCGCACATATCGTGGCCGACATGGACGCTCTGCGAATCGGCAACCTGCCGCCACCGCCGTCTGACTGATCGAATCAAGCCGGACGGGGAATACTGTCCCGCCCGGCCGGAACTCCTTCATGGCCCCCCGCTATGCAGCGTGCCGGTGGCAACCATCGCGCGGGGTCACCCTTATTTGGTCTTCGCGGTTCGCCAGGAAGGCGGTACCGCCGGATTCCACGCGTCGAACCCGTGTGAATCCCAAACCAGGCCGGAGATACTCTGACCTTCCGATGCCAAGACTATCTGGTTGGTCGGGCTCAAGGCCTGCTTCGCCACGATGAAGGGATTGAATATCAGTGTGAAGTTTCCCTGTGGATCTGTAGTCACAACGCATTGCAGGTTGTAGGGCGGATAGCGCACCTTGAACACCACATGCAATTCGCACGCGCTGCCGTTTATGCCGATGTTGGCGCTCGCCACCAGATACCCGAGGTTCTGGGCCGCGAGCTTCCACTGACCCGGATAGAGAGCCTGCCCCCATTGATCCGGGAAAGGCTGACCGGTAGCCGGTGCGGCGGGTGTCGCGCTGGCTGCGCCCGGCGCGCTCGCGCTTGCGACCGCCTTGTTCTTGATGGCGGCCTTGCCGGCGCCCTGCGAGGCGGCCGCGGGTGTCGCGGTCGCAGCGGGTGCAGCCGTGGTTGCCGGTAACGGCAGGGTCAACGCGCTTTTGGCTGTGAAACTGCCATTTGCGCCCTCCATGTCCACCTGCTGGCCGCCAATCGTGAAACTCTTGTGGGTGACGCTGTCCTGATTCACACTGCAGTCCGGTGACCAAAGCGTACCCGAGTCCGCGGTCAGGATGCTGATGGTGCAGGTCGAACCGGTGACATCAATGGCCGCCATGACGATGCGCTGCTGCTGCGACATCTGCGGCAGTTTGGCCAGCAAGGTATAGGATTTTGAGGACGAGGATGAACAGCCGTACACCAACAGCAACGCACCCAGGGCGCCGCAGACCGCCACCCAGCGCAAAGTGAACTTCCGCATGACTATTGCCTCCGCGTACTGATGTTGAAAAATGGACTTTGCCTCGGTGGTCCCCCGGTCCGTATGCGCAATGACCGCCGAGTTCAAGTGCGCATTAATCTGAACTTATGGCCTGCCGGAGTCAACTTTTGCCGGGGTCATGAACCGCCAGCCATCACGCGCCCGGCGCCCGCAACACGCTGCGGCTCAGCCTGAGCCTGTCGGCGGCGCTTTCCTGGAGGCAACCGGTTCGCTGCCGGTTGCGGATGCGGCGGGCATGAGCAGGATGTTCTGGATATCCCAATAATTCATGCGCAGCACGTTCATGG from Gammaproteobacteria bacterium includes:
- a CDS encoding carboxy terminal-processing peptidase: MRKRVFAGLMCIGLTLLAASADGATRAAPVAASVAPLAALSPLPRETLVDQAIAGILERYHYNKAPLDQALSQLIFTHYLQNLDPNRSYFLQSDIDSFAPYRDALDDAIRNGNLRPAFTIYNVYQQRVQQRIQYALGLLAKEPDFKVKESFVYDRSKAPWAANVTQLDDLWRMRVKNDALGLLLAGKTWPQTADILRKRYQNIEYRTRQIAPADVFDLFMNSYTLSLDPHTNYFSPDQSQEFQIQMSLKLQGIGAALTSEGEYTRVDQVIPGGPAARSKQLHPDDRITGVAQGDKGDMVDVVGWRLDDVVQLIRGPKDSVVRLQILPAGAPPGSAEKVIRLVRDTVKLEAQAAHKSVITLSHAGRQYKIGVVTIPAFYSDFEGRMEGEANYTSTTRDVRKLLLELEAEHVNGVVIDLRNNGGGALDEAIRLTGLFIPHGPVVQIRHRDGRIDVLDDDDSSIVYRGPLAVLVNRFTASASEIFAGAIQDYHRGLIIGSNTYGKGTVQTLFDLNRIVPGNQDTGQLKLTVDKFYRVSGASTQRKGITPDITLPSNIDPQEFGEDTQDDALPWDQIAAADYTPLHLGLAAALPKLEKLHAERIAHSPAWALYVDGLHLLAQERAEKSVPLLLSARELQRTERDHERLTLANGWRKLKGLPPATTLEAAYKLAAADSGKTGAGSTQESSADNPAALVPDVLLQETAHIVADMDALRIGNLPPPPSD